The following proteins come from a genomic window of Misgurnus anguillicaudatus chromosome 10, ASM2758022v2, whole genome shotgun sequence:
- the trim109 gene encoding tripartite motif containing 109, translated as MDSLLSKQIQCSVCLGDFTDPVSLLCDHTFCRQCISSHSHSSRLRLCPECRRPYTMWDLRSNRVLRNMVDAVKEHLTEQQAQRDMVASGAHSGAMRLFEEPEKLVCSDHKERLKLFCETDQKLVCLICRDCVKHQGHTFKPVEEAAEPRKNSLLEPLSFLSKENEDLEALMKKQTHEISKTEERSRQLSAQISAQFEEMHQFLKKKEEEVKKLLEKEEKDMVEKMKRNRTEIEEKLNDGREKEAILHSVLETNQPDGFLQWWIEKGMEFVEEMKDEENHNDENNESVSQTTQFKSAVKDLNVTPNNLFLGLRETHLQFSVWKEMLGSIKPVPDHNVIYDCHDPYLRVSTDSRSVVRTSKKGIFLRHKDYRPVARTHKTFQSGQHYWEVDVGGKIDWSVGFDGGCISNLNKDIGLHLKHDRGYCIKEYDTVKEIDLTVKPQRIGLYLDCDRCQVCFYNADDMTLLHTSTYPCAIPYSLSLSPGAYLAGKNADPLTVTWN; from the exons ATGGATTCTCTTCTGTCCAAACAGATTCAGTGCTCTGTGTGTTTGGGGGATTTCACAGATCCAGTGAGCTTGCTGTGTGACCACACGTTTTGCAGACAGTGTATCAGCAGTCATTCCCACAGCAGCCGGCTCAGATTGTGTCCGGAATGCCGCAGACCCTACACCATGTGGGATCTTCGATCCAACCGGGTCTTACGGAATATGGTGGATGCGGTGAAGGAACATTTGACCGAACAACAAGCCCAGAGGGACATGGTTGCTTCTGGAGCACACAGCGGGGCCATGAGACTGTTCGAGGAACCTGAGAAGCTGGTGTGCTCCGACCATAAGGAGAGACTCAAGCTCTTCTGTGAGACAGATCAGAAACTAGTGTGTCTGATCTGTAGGGATTGTGTGAAACATCAGGGACACACGTTCAAACCTGTGGAGGAGGCAGCAGAGCCCAGGAAG AATTCGTTGTTAGAACCCTTGAGTTTCCTCTCAAAGGAGAACGAAGACCTGGAGGCCCTTATGAAGAAACAGACTCACGAGATCTCTAAAACTGAG GAGAGATCCAGACAGCTCTCTGCCCAGATCTCTGCTCAGTTTGAGGAGATGCATCAGTTCCTGAAGAAAAAAGAAGAGGAGGTGAAGAAACTGTTGGAGAAAGAAGAGAAGGACATGGTGGAAAAGATGAAGAGAAACAGAACAGAAATTGAGGAAAAACTGAACGATGGAAGAGAGAAAGAAGCAATTCTACACTCGGTCTTAGAGACGAATCAGCCAGATGGGTTTCTGCAG TGGTGGATTGAGAAAGGGATGGAATTTGTTGAAGAAATGAAAGATGAAGAAAACCACAATGATGAAAATAATGAAAGTGTTTCTCAAACAACACA GTTTAAATCAGCGGTGAAAGATCTGAACGTGACACCTAATAATCTGTTTCTTGGCCTTCGTGAAACTCACTTGCAGTTTAGTGTGTGGAAAGAGATGTTGGGTTCCATCAAACCAG TCCCTGATCATAATGTCATATATGACTGTCACGACCCATACCTGCGGGTGTCCACGGATAGTCGCTCTGTCGTCCGCACATCCAAAAAGGGAATTTTTTTGCGTCACAAAGACTACAGGCCTGTGGCAAGAACCCACAAAACCTTTCAGTCAGGACAACATTACTGGGAGGTGGACGTAGGAGGGAAGATAGACTGGAGTGTGGGCTTTGATGGCGGATGTATaagtaacttgaacaaagaCATTGGACTTCACCTTAAGCATGACCGAGGATACTGCATCAAAGAGTATGACACAGTGAAAGAGATAGATCTGACAGTGAAACCACAAAGGATAGGGCTGTACCTGGACTGTGACAGGTGTCAGGTGTGCTTTTATAATGCGGATGATATGACATTACTGCACACCTCCACATACCCTTGTGCCATACCGTACTCGCTCAGCCTCTCTCCAGGTGCTTATCTTGCCGGAAAGAATGCTGATCCACTAACAGTTACCTGGAACTGA